Proteins from one Leptonema illini DSM 21528 genomic window:
- a CDS encoding putative bifunctional diguanylate cyclase/phosphodiesterase, which yields MQRFRLLTEEERRRARLLQRVIISLIVFSMLMLPLLSYVTGLVWRYVVIGVFMLGPLLPVSLLLKRGQVTIASWILVFNLQLLAVAISLTSGGVKSPGFAAFFIIIFFAGLLLGGRVAALIAFLSSLSGLFMWLIERWGMLPEPVYRHGDFVFLIFASILFFLTYFVHDFSDRFMRRTVDRLRSEVSVRRLAEERYRSVIAALDEGIVVQDRQGIITAHNRRAEEILGMTDDEMMGRKSVDPVWRAIREDGSPFPGEEHPAMVTLRTGAPLHNVIMGVHHRDGSQHWISINSQPLFKGEEELPHSVVTSFTDITERRAVDAMIRRQAFYDSLTELPNRILFLDRLNQAIAHCRRSGTVLAVLFLDLDRFKNINDTLGHGVGDGLLSAVADRLREILRSDDTVSRSGGDEFLVLLSDLSQATDAGFVADKILTAMAMPFRVGDYELHLTTSIGISVYPDHGEDAESLIKNADIALYRAKEMGRNTKASFSMAMDRHESMHTENELRRSLKEEHFELHFQPRVELLTGRITGFEALLRWNHPEKAMIGPDRFIPIAEESGLILPLGEWVIREAERVTRKWRGLGLDMDNFTISVNVSGRQFFQPGFVHKLLSIVSENRSCIELEITETIAMKTGEQTLDILRQLDRAGFSLALDDFGTGYSSLRYLQEYPIDTLKIDRSFVEKLEQDERNRHIVETIIGLGRHLGLRTVAEGVQTPEQRERLASMGCDEIQGFLFSPAVPEAAALAMMQSGLQAD from the coding sequence TTGCAAAGATTTCGTTTGCTGACCGAGGAAGAGCGACGTCGCGCACGTTTGCTTCAGCGCGTCATCATCAGTCTCATCGTCTTCTCGATGTTGATGCTGCCTCTGCTCAGTTATGTTACGGGTCTTGTCTGGAGATACGTCGTTATCGGAGTCTTCATGCTGGGGCCGTTGCTGCCGGTGTCCCTTTTATTAAAGCGGGGCCAGGTAACGATTGCCTCCTGGATTCTCGTCTTCAATCTTCAGCTGCTTGCCGTCGCCATCAGTCTCACATCGGGCGGAGTTAAGTCGCCAGGCTTTGCCGCCTTTTTCATTATCATATTTTTCGCGGGTTTATTGTTGGGCGGTCGCGTCGCTGCCCTGATCGCTTTTCTGTCCTCGTTATCCGGCCTCTTCATGTGGCTCATCGAACGATGGGGCATGCTGCCCGAGCCCGTGTATCGACATGGCGATTTCGTCTTTCTCATCTTCGCCAGTATTCTTTTTTTTCTGACGTATTTCGTTCACGATTTTTCGGATCGCTTCATGCGCCGGACTGTGGACAGACTGCGCAGCGAGGTTTCGGTGCGTCGCCTCGCCGAAGAGCGTTATCGATCGGTCATCGCCGCTCTTGATGAAGGCATCGTAGTACAGGACAGGCAGGGGATCATTACCGCGCATAATCGTCGCGCCGAAGAGATACTCGGTATGACCGATGATGAGATGATGGGACGCAAATCCGTCGATCCTGTCTGGCGTGCGATTCGAGAAGACGGCTCACCCTTCCCTGGAGAAGAGCATCCGGCGATGGTAACTCTCAGAACCGGCGCTCCTCTGCATAACGTCATTATGGGAGTGCATCATAGAGACGGGAGCCAGCACTGGATATCGATCAATTCACAGCCTCTTTTTAAAGGGGAGGAAGAACTGCCGCATTCCGTCGTTACCTCATTCACCGATATCACCGAGCGACGCGCCGTTGACGCCATGATACGGCGTCAGGCCTTCTATGATTCGCTGACAGAGTTGCCGAACCGCATTTTATTTCTGGATCGACTGAATCAGGCGATTGCCCACTGTCGGCGAAGCGGTACCGTGCTTGCCGTTCTTTTTCTCGATCTGGACCGCTTCAAGAATATTAACGATACGCTCGGGCATGGTGTGGGCGACGGGCTTCTTTCAGCTGTTGCAGATCGCCTTCGAGAGATTCTGCGTTCAGACGATACCGTTTCCCGTTCCGGCGGAGATGAATTTCTTGTGTTGCTTTCGGATCTTTCTCAAGCAACAGATGCGGGCTTTGTCGCCGATAAGATACTCACTGCCATGGCCATGCCATTTCGTGTCGGCGACTATGAGTTGCATCTCACGACATCAATCGGCATCAGCGTGTATCCAGACCACGGAGAAGACGCTGAGTCTCTCATTAAGAACGCCGACATCGCTCTCTATCGAGCGAAAGAGATGGGGCGGAATACGAAGGCCAGCTTCTCGATGGCGATGGACCGGCATGAATCGATGCATACCGAGAATGAGCTGCGACGCAGCCTTAAAGAGGAGCATTTTGAACTTCACTTTCAGCCGAGGGTCGAGCTGCTCACGGGTCGCATTACGGGCTTTGAGGCATTGTTACGCTGGAATCATCCCGAAAAGGCCATGATCGGACCGGATCGCTTTATACCGATAGCTGAGGAATCGGGCCTGATTCTTCCACTCGGCGAATGGGTTATTCGCGAGGCCGAGAGAGTGACGCGCAAATGGCGCGGCCTCGGCCTCGACATGGATAACTTTACGATTTCGGTGAACGTTTCAGGTCGACAATTTTTCCAGCCCGGCTTCGTGCATAAGCTCCTTTCTATCGTGAGTGAAAATCGTTCCTGCATCGAGCTTGAGATTACCGAAACCATTGCCATGAAAACGGGCGAGCAGACGCTTGATATTCTGCGTCAGCTGGATCGGGCCGGTTTTTCGCTTGCCCTTGACGATTTTGGAACAGGCTATTCCTCGCTTCGATATCTACAGGAGTATCCGATCGATACTCTGAAGATCGATCGTTCGTTTGTCGAAAAGCTCGAACAGGATGAACGCAACAGGCATATCGTTGAAACGATCATCGGACTCGGCCGTCACCTCGGTCTTCGCACAGTGGCAGAAGGAGTGCAGACGCCCGAACAAAGGGAGCGTCTTGCTTCTATGGGATGTGATGAGATTCAGGGATTCCTCTTCAGTCCGGCTGTGCCCGAGGCAGCGGCACTCGCCATGATGCAGAGCGGGCTTCAGGCCGATTGA